The Thalassotalea agarivorans region GTTTTCACGAATCGTGATGATGTCGATGTCTTCGTAACGTGCTTTAGTGCCTTTGAACGAAAGTACTGGACGTACGTTTGCGTATAATTGGAATTGCTTACGCAATGTTACGTTGATTGAGGTAAAACCTTCGCCAACAGGTGTTGTTAGAGGACCTTTCAAAGTGATTTTGTTCTTTTGAATTAAGTCTAATGTTTCTTGAGGAACAAGTTCACCGTGCTTTTCTAAAGCAACTAAGCCTGCATCTGCAAACTCATATTCAAAGTCACAGCCTGCTTTGTCTAATACTTTTAACGTTGAATCGATGATGTCCGGACCAATACCGTCGCCCGGGATTACCGTAATGGTTTGTTTAGCCATTTAACAATACCTTTGTATAAAATTCTGAATGAATGTCTTTTACGTGGTTAGACCACGCTAAAAAATTGCGCGTTTTATATCATTTTTAAACTATGTAAGCCAGTATGAAAGCTTTCATAAGTTAGTTTTTTGAACGAATACCCGTATTAAAGGATAGTACAAAGCGAGAAACAAGCAGACTTTGGTCGTAGTTGGTTGATAAATGTATCTTTTTTGTACGAGAAATTAATTGATTGCAAGAAATGCAGGCGCGAGTCTGAGTGAAATGCCCCGAGCGGGGAAACTGACTAACTTAATTCTCTAAATACTTGGTAAGCGGGCTCACCAATGGCAATGAGTTGATCATTCTTAAATAGTAACGGTGTACACTCTTCTTGCGTTGTAATGCCGTCAGACTTCACGTGTTGCGTGCGATAAAAAAGGACTTGGTAGTTGTCGATGCCGACTTTTTTAGCTTCCGTTAAATCGGGGGTACCTAAATCCGTCAGCGCCTGCTCAAAGTTAAAGTTGTCGATTTTCAGCGCGGCAATATATTGGCGATTATAAAGTTCGCGATCTTCCCACTTCATATCTGCAGGGCTGTCTTTGTAGAACATAACAACGAGCACCACGAACACCGCGTATGCAATTAGCGCAAGGAGGATCCTAAATAATACTTTTTTATTCATTTAAATCTTTAAATAAGCCAGAGAATGACAAATTAGTCATAAAAAGATAACACATTTAAACAAAAAACAGGGCACATTAGTCGTATTTTACTGACAACTGACCGAAATCAGCCGGTAGATTGCATGCTTTGCCCGTCGTTAAGGGGTAAGCGGATATCTTTAAGGTTAAATCCTAGCGGAATATCCGTTTGTAAACATAAGAGCTTGCGAGTCATCATCAATTGCTCTTGGTGGGTATTAATTTTTTCTCGTACACTCGACTTTAAATCGTCTGCTTTTAAAATCGCTTTTAACGAACCGTATTGGTTAATTAAATCGGCAGCTGTTTTACCGCCAATACCACTCACGCCAGGAATCTTATTGGTATTGTCGCCAGTAAGCGACCAATAGTCGATAAGTTGTTGTGGTTGCACACTAAACTTGCTTTCAACATGTGCTTCGTCTAAGAAACGTCGAGTAAAGTAGTCATACACGCGAATATGCTTGCTCAACAATGACAAAAATATTTTGTCAGTGGAAATAATCGTAACCTGTTGACCTCTTAAGGCTACTTTTACCGCGAGCGTCGCGATCAAATCATCTGCTTCGTCTTGTTCTGAAATTAACGAGTCGACGTGTTTTTGCATAAACACTTCTTGAATGTCATTGAGACTCTTGGCCAAATATTCGGGCATTTTCGCGCGGCCTTTCTTGTAATCTGGAAAGGTTTCGTAGCGCCAACAAGGGTTTTCTGAATCGAACACTGCTAGCGCATGCGTTGCTTTGTGATAACTCACAATTTTTTCCATAGCTTTGGCACAGGCTGTTGACGTGTTATGAATAATTTGAGCGATGGTAGAATCGGAAAGCGTACCTGTTTGCCCATAATGGCGCTGTTCAACGGCGTGTATCCGCCGAATCAAATTGAGCGCATCAATTAAGACTAAATGAACAGACATGGTCGGTACTACTTCCTACTTATTTATTATTTTGCCGCAACGTAAACCGCTGCGGCTTTTATACTAGCTTCTTGCAACCTTGTAGCAAGGCACATACTCAGTGCCAGGTAGTTTCATCCGCTGTTGCTCAACAAACGACTGCAATAACTTATCCATAAGAGCCATGATACGCTCTTCACCAGAAATAATAAATGGTCCATTTTCTCTTATTGCTTTTATCCCTTCAGACTTCACATTACCAGCAACAATACCAGAGAAGGCACGCCTCAAATTTGCCGCTAGATGTGGCAATTCAATCGTTGAATCAATGGCTAAGCCCGCCATATTTTCATGAGTGGGTTCAAAGGGTTCTTGAAATTCTTTCTCAATTTCCAATGACCAATTAAAGTGAAAACCATCGCCGGTATCACGTCTGTGGTCGATAACGAGCTCTAGTTTTTTCTTCATATGATCAGCAACGGTTCTTGGCTCGTCGATGATAATTTCGTAAAGATCTTGTGCTTGTTTACCAAGTGTTGCGCCAACAAACGCGTCTATTTCTTCAAAATAGGGAGCGCTAGATTCAGGGCCGGTTAAAATGACAGGTAATTTTTGCTCGCTATTCTTCGGGTTTAACAAAATACCCAGTAAATAGAGCAGTTCTTCTGCGGTTCCCGCGCCACCCGGAAAAATAATAATACCGTGAGAGACCCTAACAAATGCTTCTAAACGTTTTTCAATATCCGGCATGATCACCAATTCATTGACAATGGGGTTAGGCGGCTCTGCGGCAATGATGCTTGGCTCCGTGAGTCCAAGGTATCGGCCCGTATATTTACGCTGTTTTGCATGCCCAATGGTTGCCCCTTTCATCGGGCCCTTCATAGCACCTGGGCCGCAGCCAGTACA contains the following coding sequences:
- a CDS encoding DUF3192 domain-containing protein, producing MNKKVLFRILLALIAYAVFVVLVVMFYKDSPADMKWEDRELYNRQYIAALKIDNFNFEQALTDLGTPDLTEAKKVGIDNYQVLFYRTQHVKSDGITTQEECTPLLFKNDQLIAIGEPAYQVFRELS
- the xni gene encoding flap endonuclease Xni; translation: MSVHLVLIDALNLIRRIHAVEQRHYGQTGTLSDSTIAQIIHNTSTACAKAMEKIVSYHKATHALAVFDSENPCWRYETFPDYKKGRAKMPEYLAKSLNDIQEVFMQKHVDSLISEQDEADDLIATLAVKVALRGQQVTIISTDKIFLSLLSKHIRVYDYFTRRFLDEAHVESKFSVQPQQLIDYWSLTGDNTNKIPGVSGIGGKTAADLINQYGSLKAILKADDLKSSVREKINTHQEQLMMTRKLLCLQTDIPLGFNLKDIRLPLNDGQSMQSTG
- the ppnN gene encoding nucleotide 5'-monophosphate nucleosidase PpnN; its protein translation is MRTQVNPVGSMNLLSHMEVDRLQQSATSELYNLYRNCSLAVLNSGSNTDDAEAIYKQFETFHIQLLRRERGLKLELCNPPKEAFVDGKIIRGIQELLSAVLRDILYIHSRYLGAETKTEHVTHIVFDILRNARMIKPETEPNLVTCWGGHSINQEEYKYTKQVGYELGLRGFNICTGCGPGAMKGPMKGATIGHAKQRKYTGRYLGLTEPSIIAAEPPNPIVNELVIMPDIEKRLEAFVRVSHGIIIFPGGAGTAEELLYLLGILLNPKNSEQKLPVILTGPESSAPYFEEIDAFVGATLGKQAQDLYEIIIDEPRTVADHMKKKLELVIDHRRDTGDGFHFNWSLEIEKEFQEPFEPTHENMAGLAIDSTIELPHLAANLRRAFSGIVAGNVKSEGIKAIRENGPFIISGEERIMALMDKLLQSFVEQQRMKLPGTEYVPCYKVARS